The following proteins are co-located in the Bosea sp. AS-1 genome:
- a CDS encoding FAD-binding oxidoreductase has translation MTAPPGEYRSWGGLVARGSEIVGAADWIAHRAGHRSPVLAYGNGRSYGDSCLNDGGTLIDTRGLDEVLAFDRETGLLTCEPGLLFDRLLDIVVPAGWFPPVTPGTSFVTIGGALANDVHGKNHHSAGTFGCHVRAFELMRSDGQSLLCAPDINADLFAATIGGFGLTGLVTQVTLQLMPIRSAAMEQEILHFDNLDGFFELAASSDATHDYTVAWVDALASGRHLGRGVLFRANHAPDYGFLPPSVGRNLRFPVRPPFPLINRTTLSAFNWLYRHSQPRGAAPRRVPYRPFFYPLDRIRDWNRVYGPQGLRQFQCAVPMAEARSAVEEMLRRTLAAGEASFLTVLKLFGAKRSPGLMSFPIQGATLTLDFANRGARTEALLTELDRIAIAAGGRVNPYKDARMSPATFRASFPQWRAFAAHIDSGFSSDFWRRVGSG, from the coding sequence ATGACGGCCCCGCCCGGCGAGTATCGCTCCTGGGGCGGCCTCGTGGCACGCGGCAGCGAGATCGTCGGTGCCGCGGATTGGATCGCACATCGTGCCGGTCATCGCAGCCCGGTGCTGGCCTATGGCAACGGTCGGTCCTATGGCGATTCCTGCCTGAATGACGGCGGCACGCTGATCGATACGCGCGGGCTCGACGAGGTGCTGGCCTTCGACCGGGAAACCGGCCTGCTGACCTGCGAGCCGGGGCTCCTGTTCGACCGGCTGCTCGACATCGTCGTGCCGGCCGGCTGGTTTCCACCCGTGACGCCGGGAACCAGCTTCGTGACGATCGGCGGCGCGCTCGCCAACGACGTGCACGGCAAGAACCACCACAGCGCCGGCACCTTCGGCTGCCATGTGCGTGCCTTCGAATTGATGCGCTCCGACGGGCAGAGCCTGCTCTGCGCACCCGACATCAACGCCGATCTCTTTGCCGCCACGATCGGCGGTTTCGGGCTGACAGGGCTGGTCACGCAGGTGACGCTGCAGCTCATGCCAATCCGCTCGGCCGCGATGGAGCAGGAAATTCTGCATTTCGACAATCTAGACGGCTTTTTCGAACTGGCCGCCAGCTCCGATGCGACCCACGACTACACCGTCGCCTGGGTCGATGCGCTGGCGAGCGGTCGTCATCTCGGCCGGGGGGTCCTCTTCCGCGCCAATCATGCACCGGATTACGGCTTCCTGCCCCCGTCGGTGGGTCGCAACCTGCGCTTTCCGGTCAGGCCGCCCTTTCCCTTGATCAACCGGACGACGCTCAGCGCCTTCAACTGGCTCTATCGTCACAGCCAGCCGCGTGGCGCGGCGCCGCGCCGGGTGCCCTACCGCCCCTTCTTCTACCCGCTCGACCGCATCCGGGACTGGAACCGCGTCTATGGTCCTCAGGGCCTGCGACAATTCCAATGCGCCGTCCCGATGGCGGAAGCCCGCTCCGCCGTCGAGGAGATGCTGCGGCGGACGCTTGCAGCCGGCGAAGCCTCTTTCCTGACCGTCCTCAAGCTCTTCGGCGCCAAGCGCTCGCCCGGATTGATGTCCTTCCCGATCCAGGGCGCGACACTGACGCTCGACTTCGCCAATCGTGGCGCCCGCACCGAGGCCTTGCTGACGGAGCTCGACCGGATCGCGATCGCGGCAGGCGGCCGCGTCAATCCCTACAAGGATGCCCGCATGTCCCCGGCGACCTTCCGGGCATCCTTTCCGCAGTGGCGCGCGTTCGCCGCCCATATCGATTCCGGCTTCTCCTCCGATTTCTGGCGCCGCGTCGGCAGCGGCTAA
- a CDS encoding TlpA disulfide reductase family protein, whose amino-acid sequence MPPSKKDRPAPTPNAAFSPTRRQAIAMTLLSPIAASPARAKPPLFTGPSSQFVQLDPPEEAGSLVLTDLAGRTRPLSAYRGKVVLLNFWASWCPPCRRELPILRRLQAKAAREAFVVAPVSLDKSPATVTAYLKRLGLADLSTFIDATGTVASGPKSTEPTPFALYGLPMTYLLDRETRSVGYLVGEADWDSPAALKLLRYYAGTTG is encoded by the coding sequence ATGCCTCCTTCCAAGAAAGACAGGCCGGCACCGACGCCGAACGCTGCCTTCTCGCCGACTCGTCGCCAGGCCATCGCCATGACCCTGCTCTCGCCGATTGCCGCCTCGCCGGCACGTGCGAAGCCTCCGCTCTTTACAGGACCAAGCTCGCAGTTCGTGCAGCTCGATCCACCCGAGGAGGCCGGCTCCCTCGTGCTGACCGATCTCGCTGGCAGGACCAGACCTCTCTCCGCCTATCGCGGCAAAGTCGTGCTCCTGAATTTCTGGGCGAGCTGGTGTCCGCCCTGTCGACGGGAGTTGCCGATTCTGCGGCGGCTGCAAGCGAAGGCTGCGCGCGAGGCCTTCGTCGTCGCGCCGGTGTCTCTCGACAAGTCTCCCGCGACCGTGACCGCCTATCTCAAACGGCTCGGGCTCGCCGACCTCTCGACCTTCATCGATGCCACCGGTACCGTGGCGTCGGGGCCGAAGTCGACCGAACCCACGCCCTTCGCCCTTTACGGTCTGCCGATGACCTACCTGCTCGACCGCGAAACGCGCAGCGTCGGCTATCTCGTTGGCGAGGCCGATTGGGACAGCCCGGCTGCCCTGAAGCTCCTGCGCTACTACGCGGGGACCACAGGCTGA
- a CDS encoding AprI/Inh family metalloprotease inhibitor: MEKGLIRRLLPLLLLGAGALPAAAQTVPLPRGADKAPEPIRRWLGAWDLELAGAARRCTVTLGAELSGNLRQLRFPATCRRALPILDTATAWTLSAGSQPQLLDASGKVLVSFHAGSAETGLDGKGSDGKAYRLDAKGHPRVAGRPPQGPTMPAEAAQRPTVVDPARAPAPGDLPGRYQLMRQQNREACRLLLSPPTTGQDAGQGAAAAFEGRCQDTGLTIFDPVSWRYASGRLSLVARRGHSVELIFENGQWRKDPAVGAPLLMRKLAP, encoded by the coding sequence ATGGAAAAAGGCCTGATCCGGCGGCTTCTGCCGCTCCTCCTGCTCGGTGCCGGCGCCCTGCCGGCCGCTGCCCAGACGGTGCCGCTTCCGCGCGGCGCCGACAAGGCACCGGAGCCGATCCGGCGCTGGCTCGGCGCCTGGGACCTCGAACTCGCCGGCGCGGCGCGCCGCTGCACCGTCACGCTCGGCGCGGAGTTGTCCGGCAATCTGCGTCAGCTTCGCTTCCCGGCGACTTGCCGACGCGCCCTGCCCATTCTCGACACCGCGACCGCATGGACCTTGTCCGCCGGTAGCCAGCCACAGCTGCTCGACGCATCCGGCAAGGTCCTGGTGAGTTTCCATGCCGGCTCTGCCGAAACCGGGCTTGATGGCAAGGGCAGCGACGGCAAGGCCTATCGGCTCGATGCGAAGGGGCATCCGCGCGTCGCTGGCCGGCCCCCGCAGGGCCCCACGATGCCCGCCGAGGCTGCCCAGCGGCCGACCGTTGTCGACCCGGCGCGTGCGCCGGCCCCGGGCGATCTGCCCGGCCGCTACCAATTGATGCGCCAGCAGAACCGCGAGGCCTGTCGTCTCCTGCTATCGCCCCCGACGACCGGGCAGGATGCGGGCCAGGGAGCCGCGGCAGCATTCGAAGGTCGCTGCCAGGATACCGGACTCACGATCTTCGACCCCGTCAGCTGGCGCTATGCCAGCGGGCGCCTCTCGCTCGTCGCGCGCCGCGGCCACAGCGTCGAGCTCATCTTCGAGAATGGTCAGTGGCGCAAGGATCCGGCCGTGGGCGCACCCCTTCTGATGCGCAAGCTCGCGCCCTGA
- a CDS encoding UbiA family prenyltransferase has product MSVTAMIRAMRPHHWLKNGLVFVPILLNHDVFDPTALWLGLVAFVAFSLIASAIYLLNDIKDVEADRRHPTKCKRPIAAGEITAAQAYAAVPILLIAAFSTVLLVPQPKYYLLALLAYLFLALAYLLVLKRKLLVDVLGLAAMHTLRILAGNAAAAIPISSWLLAFAMFLFLSLALVKRYAELRLTQDQSGLKKVGRGYHAEDIEALSQLGMASGCTCALIMALYVDSANVKQLYSQPKLIWLVCPIILYQMARIWFLARRGLVPDDPLIFMIRDWRSQVMGLVVVLIMVAATVVP; this is encoded by the coding sequence ATGTCCGTGACCGCAATGATCAGGGCGATGCGGCCACATCACTGGCTCAAGAACGGGCTGGTCTTCGTTCCGATCCTACTCAACCATGACGTCTTCGATCCGACAGCGCTCTGGCTCGGTCTTGTCGCCTTCGTGGCCTTCAGCCTGATCGCCTCGGCGATCTACCTGCTCAATGACATCAAGGACGTCGAAGCCGACCGCAGACATCCGACGAAGTGCAAGCGCCCCATCGCCGCCGGTGAGATCACGGCGGCTCAGGCCTATGCCGCGGTCCCCATCCTTCTGATCGCCGCCTTCTCCACCGTCCTGCTCGTGCCACAACCGAAATACTACCTGCTCGCGCTGCTGGCCTATCTCTTCCTGGCGCTGGCCTATCTGCTGGTCCTGAAGCGCAAGCTGCTGGTCGACGTTCTCGGCCTTGCCGCCATGCACACGCTGCGCATTCTGGCCGGCAACGCGGCTGCCGCCATCCCGATCTCCTCCTGGCTGCTCGCCTTCGCGATGTTCCTGTTCCTCAGCCTTGCCCTGGTGAAGCGCTATGCGGAACTGCGCCTGACCCAGGATCAGTCCGGTCTGAAGAAGGTGGGGCGCGGCTATCACGCCGAGGATATCGAGGCCCTCTCCCAGCTCGGCATGGCCTCGGGCTGCACCTGCGCCCTCATCATGGCGCTCTACGTCGACAGCGCCAATGTGAAGCAGCTCTACAGCCAGCCAAAGCTGATCTGGCTCGTCTGCCCGATCATCCTCTACCAGATGGCCCGAATCTGGTTCCTGGCCCGGCGCGGCCTCGTGCCCGACGATCCCCTCATCTTCATGATCCGCGACTGGCGCAGCCAGGTCATGGGCCTGGTCGTGGTCCTGATCATGGTCGCGGCGACGGTCGTGCCATGA
- a CDS encoding DUF533 domain-containing protein produces MFNAKSLLDALVNAGSQAASQAGQQGGLGGVLGGLAEQVQRSGGLGGLAGQILTQATQGLGDAARQTGVQQGATDALGRVAGGQTAGDLLAQAKGALTNNPALATAVLGGLGALVFGSSTGRSVAASAAKLGGLALIGGLAYKAYQNYQAGKPLLDGNQQQILPAPAGTGFEPQAATEATALTFIRAMISAAAADGNIDAEERKAILGGLKEAGLDAEAHDWLAQEMAKPASIDQLAEAAETPELATQIYVAARLAINPDTPAEKDFLAGLAGSLGLDTELVANIDAAASTAKV; encoded by the coding sequence ATGTTCAACGCCAAATCGCTGCTCGATGCCCTGGTCAATGCTGGCAGTCAGGCCGCTTCGCAGGCGGGTCAGCAGGGCGGCCTGGGTGGCGTGCTCGGCGGTCTGGCCGAACAGGTCCAGCGCTCGGGAGGGCTCGGTGGCCTCGCCGGCCAGATTCTGACCCAGGCCACGCAAGGCCTCGGGGATGCCGCCCGGCAGACGGGCGTGCAGCAGGGCGCGACCGATGCGCTCGGGCGCGTAGCCGGCGGCCAGACGGCCGGCGACCTGCTGGCCCAGGCGAAAGGCGCCCTCACCAACAATCCCGCCCTGGCGACGGCCGTTCTCGGTGGCCTCGGCGCACTCGTTTTCGGCTCCAGCACCGGCCGTTCCGTCGCAGCCTCGGCTGCGAAGCTGGGCGGCCTCGCCCTCATCGGTGGCCTCGCCTACAAGGCCTATCAGAACTACCAGGCTGGCAAACCGCTGCTTGACGGCAATCAGCAGCAGATCCTGCCTGCCCCCGCCGGAACCGGCTTCGAGCCCCAGGCAGCTACCGAAGCCACGGCCCTCACCTTCATCCGCGCCATGATCTCTGCCGCGGCCGCCGACGGCAATATCGACGCAGAAGAGCGCAAGGCCATTCTCGGCGGGCTGAAGGAGGCAGGGCTCGACGCCGAGGCGCATGACTGGCTCGCTCAGGAGATGGCGAAGCCGGCCTCGATCGACCAGCTTGCCGAAGCCGCCGAAACGCCCGAGCTCGCCACCCAGATCTATGTGGCCGCGCGCCTCGCCATCAATCCGGATACACCGGCCGAAAAGGATTTCCTGGCGGGTCTCGCCGGATCGCTCGGTCTCGACACCGAGCTTGTGGCCAATATCGACGCCGCCGCGAGCACCGCGAAGGTGTAG